A section of the Verrucomicrobium sp. GAS474 genome encodes:
- the gyrA gene encoding DNA gyrase subunit A: protein MADEPVPPTPAPSSGSGSLFAQGEKFQRINVSEEMRSCFLDYSMSVIVSRALPDVRDGLKPSQRRILYTMGELNLTPTRKHLKSAKIVGDTMGNYHPHGDQAIYPTLVHMAQPWAIREPLIDSQGNFGSIEGDPPASMRYTEARLTHLGIALMEDLDRDTVDFVPNYDERLTEPVVLPAAFPNLLVNGSTGIAVGMATNMPPHNFGEVVEAICLVIDKPEVSIEGLMKVMKGPDFPLGAQILGQEGIKNYFHTGRGSVKVRAKVHTEEQKGGRTVLIVDEIPFNVNRATLVEKIGDLVRDKTVPEISDIRDESDENTRVVIEIKRDAVPKVVLNKLFKLTSLESSFSVNALAIDRGKPKTLNLKEMINCYVEHRREVILRRTRFELRKAEDRAELLEGYLIAQSNLDEFIRIIRESKNREEAKHKLEDFKFPRATVEKWGIKIRDERRLRDGNYLLTERQIDAVLDLRLYQLTGLERDKITKEYNELLERISDLIDILSKEIRVLTIIKKELRALKDKHATERRTEIVPDEGEMLLEDLIANEGVIITLTHKGLIKRTNINSYRSQRRGGRGVIGHAASEENRNEEGDFVEHLFTASTHDYLMFFTNTGRVYVERVYEIPEMGRASKGKSIANLLELKSDESVAAMIRIESRRSSKNEDITWESEDYLFFATKQGTVKRTKLSDFANYRKGGIIAIGIDPADKDLLMSVVLTDGKKEVVLITKTGMSIRFDENDVRFMGRPASGVKGITLEKGDEVVATALVDPNSTLLVAGENGIGKRTEFTEYRQQSRGGKGIITMKTTEKTGQVAGALTVTGETEIMLITEKGLMVRTSSKDIRETGRNAQGVKLINLEAGDKLLAIAPVISEKNESAEDGEAEQPNLDG, encoded by the coding sequence ATGGCCGACGAACCCGTTCCCCCCACTCCCGCGCCCTCCTCGGGCAGCGGTTCCCTCTTTGCCCAGGGCGAGAAATTCCAGCGCATCAACGTCTCCGAAGAGATGCGGAGCTGCTTCCTCGACTACTCGATGTCGGTCATCGTCTCCCGCGCCCTGCCCGACGTCCGCGACGGGTTGAAGCCCTCCCAGCGCCGCATCCTCTACACGATGGGCGAGCTCAACCTCACCCCGACCCGGAAGCACCTGAAGTCGGCGAAGATCGTCGGCGACACGATGGGTAACTACCATCCGCACGGCGACCAGGCCATCTACCCGACCCTCGTCCACATGGCCCAGCCGTGGGCGATCCGCGAGCCCCTCATCGACAGCCAGGGGAACTTCGGCTCCATCGAGGGCGATCCGCCGGCGTCGATGCGGTATACCGAAGCCCGCCTCACCCACCTCGGCATCGCGCTGATGGAGGACCTCGACCGCGACACCGTCGACTTCGTCCCGAACTACGACGAGCGCCTCACCGAGCCCGTCGTCCTCCCCGCCGCCTTCCCGAACCTCCTCGTCAACGGCTCGACCGGCATCGCCGTCGGCATGGCGACGAACATGCCGCCCCACAACTTCGGCGAGGTCGTCGAGGCGATCTGCCTGGTGATCGACAAGCCCGAGGTCTCCATCGAAGGGCTGATGAAGGTCATGAAGGGCCCCGACTTCCCCCTCGGCGCCCAGATCCTCGGCCAGGAAGGGATCAAGAACTACTTCCACACCGGCCGCGGCAGCGTGAAGGTCCGCGCCAAGGTCCACACCGAGGAGCAGAAGGGCGGCCGCACCGTCCTCATCGTCGACGAGATCCCCTTCAACGTGAACCGGGCGACCCTCGTCGAGAAGATCGGCGACCTCGTCCGCGACAAGACGGTGCCGGAGATCTCCGACATCCGCGACGAGTCGGACGAGAACACCCGCGTCGTCATCGAGATCAAGCGGGACGCCGTCCCGAAGGTCGTCCTCAACAAGCTCTTCAAGCTCACCTCCCTCGAGAGCTCCTTCTCCGTCAACGCGCTCGCCATCGACCGCGGCAAGCCGAAGACGCTGAACCTGAAGGAGATGATCAACTGCTACGTGGAGCATCGCCGCGAGGTCATCCTCCGCCGCACCCGCTTCGAGCTGCGCAAGGCCGAGGACCGGGCCGAGCTCCTCGAGGGCTACCTCATCGCCCAGTCGAACCTCGACGAGTTCATCCGCATCATCCGCGAGTCGAAGAACCGCGAAGAGGCGAAGCACAAGCTCGAGGACTTCAAGTTCCCCCGCGCCACCGTCGAGAAATGGGGCATCAAGATCCGCGACGAGCGCCGCCTCCGCGACGGCAACTACCTCCTCACCGAGCGCCAGATCGACGCCGTCCTCGACCTCCGCCTCTACCAGCTCACCGGACTGGAACGGGACAAGATCACGAAGGAATACAACGAGCTCCTCGAGCGGATCAGCGACCTCATCGACATCCTCTCGAAGGAAATCCGCGTCCTCACGATCATCAAGAAGGAGCTCCGCGCCCTAAAGGACAAGCACGCCACCGAGCGCCGCACTGAGATCGTCCCCGACGAGGGCGAGATGCTCCTCGAGGACCTCATCGCCAACGAGGGCGTCATCATCACGCTGACCCACAAGGGCCTCATCAAGCGGACCAACATCAACAGCTACCGCTCCCAGCGGCGCGGCGGCCGGGGCGTCATCGGCCACGCCGCCTCCGAGGAGAACCGGAACGAGGAGGGCGACTTCGTCGAGCACCTCTTCACCGCCTCCACGCACGACTACCTCATGTTCTTCACGAACACGGGCCGCGTCTACGTCGAGCGCGTCTACGAGATCCCCGAGATGGGCCGCGCGTCCAAGGGCAAGAGCATCGCGAACCTCCTCGAGCTGAAGTCGGACGAGAGCGTCGCCGCGATGATCCGCATCGAGTCCCGCCGCAGCAGCAAGAACGAGGACATCACCTGGGAGTCCGAGGACTACCTCTTCTTCGCCACGAAGCAGGGGACCGTCAAGCGGACGAAGCTCTCCGACTTCGCCAACTACCGCAAGGGCGGCATCATCGCCATCGGGATCGACCCCGCCGACAAGGACCTCCTCATGTCGGTCGTCCTCACCGACGGGAAGAAGGAAGTCGTCCTCATCACCAAGACCGGGATGAGCATCCGCTTCGACGAGAATGACGTCCGCTTCATGGGCCGTCCCGCCTCGGGCGTGAAGGGGATCACCCTCGAGAAGGGCGACGAAGTCGTCGCCACCGCCCTCGTCGACCCGAACTCGACCCTCCTCGTCGCCGGCGAGAACGGCATCGGGAAGCGGACCGAGTTCACCGAATACCGCCAGCAGTCGCGCGGCGGCAAGGGGATCATCACGATGAAGACGACCGAGAAGACCGGCCAGGTCGCCGGGGCCCTCACCGTCACCGGCGAGACCGAGATCATGCTCATCACCGAGAAGGGCCTCATGGTCCGCACCTCGTCGAAGGACATCCGCGAGACCGGCCGCAACGCCCAGGGCGTGAAGCTGATCAACCTCGAAGCCGGGGACAAGCTCCTCGCCATCGCCCCCGTCATCTCGGAAAAGAACGAGAGCGCCGAGGACGGCGAGGCCGAGCAGCCGAACCTCGACGGCTAG
- a CDS encoding outer membrane protein transport protein — protein MLPASLTPVHAGGVYGNGVGARSMGMGGADVAWASDPLGAMGVNPAGLADLTAPTLNLGGVGGMAQGHFNKPGISSGNLDMTPMGAPEFAFGTPAGSLPFVVGLSLVPEAELGGTWHYNDPPGGLAGTTSYGNTEDKSSITSLRSALGAAGKITSAFSVGASVGLIYNENRLVAPYTFQNLQPGAGGPANSGLNGAKTLLDLRTSGLGWNAQVGMLYRATPDLQFGLSYESKTKIHSTGDATGDPSQQFGQAPGSLPFHYDATADTKLPQEVRAGVSWKFLPKWRLALQMDWIDWASAFDSLPLTFKNGNNATVNGALGSSFSENVPLNWDSQFVYRAGVEYNLTEKLTLRGGYCYGNSPVPASTLSPLTAGILEHTLTTGLGYQWKQLQIDLAYQYDLPATQTVGNSALRSGDYSYSSTTVEAHTVALTTTVKF, from the coding sequence GTGCTCCCCGCGTCCCTGACTCCCGTCCACGCGGGCGGCGTCTATGGCAATGGCGTCGGGGCCCGCTCGATGGGCATGGGCGGGGCCGACGTGGCGTGGGCCTCCGATCCCCTCGGCGCGATGGGGGTGAACCCGGCGGGCCTCGCCGACCTCACCGCGCCGACGCTCAACCTCGGCGGGGTCGGCGGCATGGCCCAGGGCCATTTCAACAAGCCCGGCATCTCGAGCGGCAACCTCGACATGACGCCGATGGGCGCGCCCGAGTTCGCGTTCGGCACCCCGGCGGGGTCCCTCCCCTTCGTCGTCGGCCTCTCCCTCGTCCCCGAAGCCGAGCTGGGCGGCACCTGGCATTACAACGACCCCCCCGGCGGCCTCGCCGGGACGACCTCCTACGGGAACACGGAGGACAAGTCGTCGATCACCAGCCTCCGCTCCGCCCTCGGCGCGGCGGGGAAGATCACCTCGGCCTTCTCCGTCGGCGCGAGCGTCGGCCTGATCTACAACGAGAACCGGCTCGTCGCCCCCTACACCTTCCAGAACCTCCAGCCCGGCGCGGGCGGCCCCGCGAACAGCGGCCTCAACGGCGCGAAGACCCTCCTCGACCTCCGCACCTCGGGCCTCGGCTGGAACGCCCAGGTCGGGATGCTCTACCGCGCCACGCCCGACCTCCAGTTCGGCCTCTCCTACGAGAGCAAGACGAAGATCCACTCGACCGGCGACGCGACGGGCGACCCAAGCCAGCAGTTCGGCCAGGCCCCCGGCTCCCTCCCCTTCCACTACGACGCGACCGCCGACACGAAGCTCCCGCAGGAAGTCCGCGCCGGGGTCTCGTGGAAATTCCTCCCGAAATGGCGTCTCGCCCTCCAGATGGACTGGATCGATTGGGCGAGCGCCTTCGATTCCCTCCCCCTCACCTTCAAGAACGGGAACAACGCCACGGTGAACGGGGCGCTCGGATCGAGCTTCAGCGAGAACGTCCCGCTCAACTGGGACAGCCAGTTCGTCTACCGGGCGGGCGTCGAATACAACCTCACGGAGAAGCTGACCCTCCGCGGCGGCTACTGCTACGGCAACAGCCCCGTCCCCGCCTCAACCCTCTCCCCCCTCACGGCGGGCATCCTCGAACACACGCTGACGACCGGCCTGGGGTATCAGTGGAAGCAGCTCCAGATCGATCTCGCATATCAGTATGATCTGCCCGCGACGCAGACGGTGGGGAATAGTGCGCTGCGGTCGGGGGATTATTCGTATAGCTCAACGACGGTGGAGGCGCATACGGTGGCGTTGACGACGACGGTAAAATTTTAG
- a CDS encoding DUF1343 domain-containing protein, translating to MRSFPSVLALLLLPFLPLRAAPPGGVPPPVPAPVPAPAPKPASTPAEVSGPRISLGIDVIEKDQFRLFQGKRIGLVTNQTGVDGLGRKTRVVLKNAPGVKLVRLYAPEHGIDGVILAGKYVRSRDDDLTGLPVYSLYDDTRKPTPEMLKGLDMLVYDMQDIGARSYTYISTMIKCMEACAENNVEFVVLDRPNPLGGRRVEGPPVETRWMSFVGQIPTPYVHGLTVGEAARMGNDLGWTSRKCRRLTIVPMVGWKRDMTWQDTGLKWVQTSPNIPFATSPLYYVITGIVGSLNGVNIGVGTPTPFQILYAPGLPAPALAAKINGMKAAGMTAEAVPNAKIGWPGLVLRVNPHTEGNLCLLAVYLLREASRSSDLFEKSPSMALNLFYKVYGSASIRDKIQDQRLSAGEIASAWQPNVSRFREVRAPYLMYQ from the coding sequence GTGCGAAGCTTCCCCTCAGTCCTGGCCCTGCTTCTCCTCCCCTTCCTCCCCCTGCGCGCCGCACCGCCGGGGGGCGTTCCGCCCCCGGTCCCGGCTCCAGTCCCGGCTCCGGCTCCCAAACCGGCCTCCACCCCCGCCGAGGTTTCCGGTCCCCGGATCTCCCTCGGCATCGACGTCATCGAGAAGGACCAGTTCCGGCTCTTCCAGGGGAAGCGGATCGGCCTCGTCACGAACCAGACCGGCGTCGACGGCCTCGGGCGGAAGACCCGCGTCGTCCTGAAGAACGCGCCCGGCGTGAAGCTCGTCCGCCTCTACGCGCCGGAGCACGGCATCGACGGCGTCATCCTCGCCGGGAAATATGTCCGCTCCCGCGACGACGACCTCACCGGCCTCCCCGTCTACTCCCTCTACGACGACACGCGGAAGCCGACCCCCGAGATGCTGAAGGGCCTCGACATGCTCGTCTACGACATGCAGGACATCGGCGCCCGCAGCTACACCTACATCAGCACGATGATCAAGTGCATGGAGGCCTGCGCCGAGAACAACGTCGAGTTCGTCGTCCTCGACCGGCCCAATCCCCTCGGCGGGCGGCGCGTCGAGGGGCCGCCCGTCGAGACCCGCTGGATGTCGTTCGTCGGCCAGATCCCGACCCCCTACGTCCACGGCCTCACCGTCGGCGAGGCCGCCCGGATGGGCAACGATCTCGGCTGGACGAGCCGCAAGTGCCGCCGCCTCACCATCGTCCCGATGGTCGGCTGGAAGCGCGACATGACGTGGCAGGACACCGGATTGAAGTGGGTCCAGACCTCGCCGAACATCCCCTTTGCCACCTCGCCCCTCTACTACGTCATCACCGGAATCGTCGGCAGCCTGAACGGCGTGAACATCGGCGTCGGCACGCCGACCCCCTTCCAGATCCTCTACGCGCCCGGCCTCCCCGCCCCGGCCCTCGCCGCGAAGATCAACGGGATGAAGGCCGCCGGGATGACCGCCGAGGCCGTCCCGAACGCGAAGATCGGCTGGCCCGGCCTCGTCCTCCGGGTCAATCCCCACACCGAGGGGAACCTCTGCCTCCTCGCCGTCTACCTCCTCCGCGAGGCCTCCCGCAGCAGCGACCTCTTCGAGAAATCGCCCTCCATGGCACTCAACCTTTTTTACAAGGTCTACGGCAGCGCCAGCATCCGCGACAAGATCCAGGACCAGCGCCTGTCGGCGGGGGAAATCGCCTCCGCCTGGCAGCCGAACGTGAGCCGGTTTCGCGAAGTGCGGGCTCCTTATTTGATGTATCAGTAG
- a CDS encoding chemotaxis protein CheA, which yields MEGTASASTPESLDYAKIDRLLEKTEKEFSFLKVGEDGGQLPIRDLFATLRDVAESEAGFYAIHLCAAHATAKVEAVLDTLGNWTEADLAEIRKALDELKELRKDPFRHFELPPVDYTKIDDALVHLESELKLAEPGTDGGQLPIRDLFSKLRDKTGGNPALKSLHEAAIFATDYVERVLEGLASWTEPELSALRGLLAQAKALRADSALPFEAPEAVAPPASFAGKEIPPTPAPMPTTAPAPAPTAAAEELVLTFDLESDGEMLKEFIVESYEHLTNIENGVLELEENPQNKETLNSIFRAFHTFKGSSGFLNLVPINKSAHELENLLDLARQDKLAVTTPVINIILEGGDVLKQFVVEMQAQIDGKKKVEPILIPTSALIVRVKAIARGEVPASAVPAPAAKAAPVASASAAADHDHDEDDHHAPAPAALTTKQVAQAKANAAAGPATEGKMAFVKVDTTKLDALFDLVGEMVIAQSLVAQDPDVKLVTSQRLSRNISHLSRITDELQKTAMSMRMVPIRGTFQKMNRVVRDISAKIGKQIDFVISGEDTELDRTIVEEISDPLLHMVRNSVDHGVETPEVRVAKGKPPQGLVELRAFHEGGNIVIQLIDNGAGLNTERILRKAKENGIIAPDAEPTEQEIFHLIFAPGFSTADVVSDISGRGVGMDVVRRNIEKLRGKIDIQSTKDKGSTFTIYLPLTLAIIEGLIVRVGKQRYILPTLSVRESLRVTPEMVSTLHETNEMVNVRGSIFPLVRLHELFKVPDAIQEATEGIVVMIEAGHDQAALFVDDLIGKQEVVIKSLGEQFKSVKSLAGAAILGDGTVGLILDAASLIHHGEKKK from the coding sequence ATGGAAGGAACCGCATCAGCCTCCACCCCGGAGTCGTTGGATTACGCGAAGATCGACCGTCTTCTCGAAAAGACCGAGAAGGAGTTCTCCTTCCTTAAAGTCGGGGAGGACGGCGGCCAGCTTCCGATCCGCGACCTCTTCGCCACCCTCCGCGACGTCGCCGAGTCCGAGGCGGGCTTCTACGCCATCCATCTCTGCGCCGCCCACGCCACGGCGAAGGTCGAGGCCGTCCTCGACACCCTCGGCAACTGGACCGAGGCCGACCTCGCCGAGATCCGCAAGGCGCTCGACGAGCTCAAGGAACTCCGCAAGGACCCCTTCCGCCACTTCGAGCTCCCCCCCGTCGACTACACGAAGATCGACGACGCCCTCGTCCACCTCGAGTCGGAGCTGAAGCTCGCCGAGCCCGGCACCGACGGCGGCCAGCTCCCGATCCGCGACCTCTTCTCCAAGCTCCGCGACAAGACCGGGGGCAACCCCGCCCTGAAGTCGCTCCACGAGGCGGCGATCTTCGCCACCGATTACGTCGAGCGGGTCCTCGAGGGCCTCGCCTCCTGGACCGAGCCGGAGCTCTCCGCCCTCCGCGGCCTCCTCGCCCAGGCGAAGGCCCTCCGGGCCGATTCCGCCCTCCCTTTCGAGGCCCCCGAGGCCGTCGCTCCCCCCGCCTCCTTCGCAGGCAAAGAAATCCCCCCCACCCCCGCGCCCATGCCCACGACCGCCCCCGCCCCCGCTCCGACGGCCGCCGCCGAGGAGCTGGTCCTCACCTTCGACCTCGAGTCCGACGGCGAGATGCTGAAGGAATTCATCGTCGAGTCCTACGAGCACCTCACGAACATCGAGAACGGCGTCCTCGAGCTGGAGGAGAACCCCCAGAACAAGGAGACCCTGAACTCGATCTTCCGGGCGTTCCACACCTTCAAGGGGAGCTCCGGCTTCCTGAACCTCGTCCCCATCAACAAGTCGGCGCACGAGCTGGAGAACCTCCTCGACCTCGCCCGGCAGGACAAGCTCGCCGTCACCACCCCCGTCATCAACATCATCCTTGAAGGCGGCGACGTGCTGAAGCAGTTCGTCGTCGAGATGCAGGCCCAGATCGACGGGAAGAAGAAGGTCGAGCCGATCCTCATCCCGACCTCGGCCCTCATCGTCCGCGTCAAGGCGATCGCCCGGGGCGAGGTTCCCGCCTCGGCCGTCCCCGCGCCCGCCGCCAAGGCCGCACCGGTCGCTTCGGCCAGCGCCGCCGCCGATCACGACCACGACGAGGACGACCACCACGCCCCCGCGCCCGCCGCCCTCACCACGAAGCAGGTCGCCCAGGCGAAGGCGAACGCCGCCGCCGGCCCCGCCACCGAGGGGAAGATGGCCTTCGTCAAGGTCGACACCACGAAGCTCGACGCCCTCTTCGACCTCGTCGGCGAGATGGTCATCGCCCAGTCCCTCGTCGCGCAGGACCCCGACGTGAAGCTCGTCACCAGCCAGCGCCTCTCGCGGAACATCTCCCACCTCTCCCGCATCACCGACGAGCTCCAGAAGACCGCCATGTCGATGCGGATGGTCCCGATCCGGGGCACCTTCCAGAAGATGAACCGCGTCGTCCGCGACATCAGCGCGAAGATCGGCAAGCAGATCGACTTCGTCATCAGCGGCGAGGACACCGAGCTCGACCGCACCATCGTCGAGGAAATCAGCGACCCGCTCCTCCACATGGTCCGGAACTCGGTCGACCACGGCGTCGAGACCCCCGAGGTCCGCGTCGCCAAGGGGAAGCCCCCGCAGGGCCTCGTCGAGCTCCGCGCCTTCCACGAGGGCGGCAACATCGTCATCCAGCTCATCGACAACGGCGCGGGCCTCAACACCGAGCGCATCCTCCGCAAGGCCAAGGAAAACGGCATCATCGCCCCCGACGCCGAGCCGACCGAGCAGGAGATCTTCCACCTCATCTTCGCCCCCGGCTTCTCCACCGCCGACGTGGTGAGCGACATCTCGGGCCGCGGCGTCGGCATGGACGTCGTCCGCCGGAACATCGAGAAGCTCCGCGGCAAGATCGACATCCAGTCGACGAAGGACAAGGGCTCCACCTTCACGATCTACCTCCCCCTCACCCTCGCCATCATCGAGGGCCTCATCGTCCGTGTCGGGAAGCAGCGTTACATCCTCCCGACCCTCTCGGTCCGGGAATCGCTCCGCGTCACCCCGGAGATGGTCTCGACGCTCCACGAGACGAACGAGATGGTCAACGTCCGCGGCTCGATCTTCCCCCTCGTCCGCCTCCACGAGCTCTTCAAGGTCCCCGACGCGATCCAGGAGGCGACCGAGGGGATCGTCGTCATGATCGAGGCCGGGCACGACCAGGCCGCCCTCTTCGTCGACGACCTCATCGGCAAGCAGGAAGTCGTCATCAAGAGCCTCGGCGAGCAGTTCAAGAGCGTGAAGTCGCTCGCCGGCGCGGCGATCCTCGGCGACGGCACCGTCGGCCTCATCCTCGACGCCGCCTCGCTGATCCATCACGGCGAGAAAAAGAAGTAA